One window of the Anomaloglossus baeobatrachus isolate aAnoBae1 chromosome 12, aAnoBae1.hap1, whole genome shotgun sequence genome contains the following:
- the AKAP5 gene encoding A-kinase anchor protein 5 — MSECKVIASDEPQSQLGQNDQVSKHFRGYSSMGFLRKGKNKRKQSRSNLCIKPKDFNESDKKTVNMVAKKGEVLGLEEVSNEFTCTSSMMETYNLNANKEAKFRFRKLEDGTFALETKSLSELNQDKSESGIIKRSSKTRHKKGQNSHKPLKICFKKRNKPLRKSSDSNDENKSDHKTLAGSTSQEVSSCVVDNCDTCSEQEQTKRKTWATLKSLVTRRRKLRSSVKRQSQLSGRHLETNTGNASIQRISKKRRFSNMKIPCMNFSRGKRSSNNPLPSEDTLCTMKSSDTSGTDSGPDCDRSEKALVVKYKLQKSIDVENGKIGSGFDDVLQTNTDTKSEDTDKMCSQSSRISKNIQKTQETTRPNIIENLSLSDDIQRLTESQRRNSENSLKLHEGDVKVPLMSEITITIDSPSDVYEMLLASTAASLVDKVIESSIQKLIEEETFLNHVPSKNSERFYI, encoded by the coding sequence ATGTCAGAATGTAAAGTGATCGCTTCGGATGAGCCTCAGTCACAATTAGGACAAAATGACCAAGTCAGCAAACACTTCAGAGGTTATTCATCTATGGGATTTCTCCGGAAAGGTAAGAACAAAAGGAAACAAAGTCGAAGTAATTTATGTATTAAACCCAAGGACTTTAATGAAAGTGACAAGAAAACTGTTAACATGGTGGCAAAGAAAGGTGAGGTTCTTGGTTTGGAAGAAGTCTCTAATGAGTTTACTTGTACCTCATCGATGATGGAGACCTACAATCTTAATGCTAACAAAGAGGCAAAATTCCGCTTCCGGAAACTAGAAGATGGCACTTTTGCCTTAGAAACCAAAAGCTTGAGTGAGCTTAACCAAGACAAGAGCGAATCTGGAATTATAAAGCGATCTTCAAAGACAAGGCATAAAAAAGGGCAAAATTCTCACAAGCCATTGAAAATCTGCTTCAAAAAAAGAAACAAACCTCTAAGAAAATCTTCAGATTCGAATGACGAGAACAAATCGGATCATAAGACATTAGCAGGCTCAACTTCACAAGAGGTCAGCAGTTGTGTTGTGGACAATTGTGATACATGTTCAGAACAAGagcaaacaaaaagaaaaacctgGGCAACTTTAAAGAGTCTGGTTACTCGAAGACGAAAGTTACGTTCTTCAGTAAAAAGACAATCACAGTTGAGTGGAAGACACCTTGAAACCAACACAGGTAATGCTTCCATTCAAAGGATTTCAAAGAAAAGGAGATTCTCCAACATGAAGATTCCATGCATGAACTTTTCAAGGGGGAAAAGGTCCTCAAATAACCCACTACCTTCTGAAGATACCTTATGTACAATGAAATCCTCAGATACCAGTGGAACAGATTCAGGACCCGATTGTGATAGAAGTGAAAAGGCTTTGGTCGTTAAGTATAAACTGCAGAAATCTATAGATGTAGAAAATGGTAAAATTGGTAGCGGTTTTGATGATGTCTTACAGACAAACACGGATACAAAATCAGAAGACACAGATAAAATGTGTAGCCAGTCAAGCAGGATAtccaaaaacatacaaaaaacccaAGAAACCACTAGACCAAATATAATCGAGAACTTATCGTTAAGTGATGATATCCAACGTTTGACTGAATCCCAGAGAAGGAACAGTGAAAATTCACTCAAACTTCATGAAGGAGATGTGAAAGTCCCTCTGATGAGTGAAATTACCATCACAATTGACTCACCTTCAGATGTGTATGAAATGCTCCTTGCATCTACAGCCGCTTCTCTTGTCGATAAAGTTATTGAGTCATCCATTCAAAAGTTAATTGAAGAAGAAACTTTCCTTAATCATGTTCCGTCCAAAAACTCCGAAAGATTCTATATTTGA
- the ZBTB25 gene encoding zinc finger and BTB domain-containing protein 25 yields the protein MDQSSHSMVLLQQLNMQREFGFLCDCTVAIGDVYFKAHRAVLAAFSNYFKMIFIHQSSECIKIQPTDIQPDIFSYLLHVMYTGKSPKQSVDQYRLEEGVKFLHANLLATPTNEPTQVLPSDAIQTSNLYGIQISTAQKAPKESAHLRKNQPSATRPVPQGDHPQLQLSLAIGLEGVGSEQQSSHFTGQIGATVQSIEDIQKSVRSIKQETGDPEAIGSPHHSLPSSEEVEPNLITSSNRVYSCHYCGEHFESRLTLRDHLHIHVSQSLPFGVPTSILESDDLGEVRPILENIENTDSCRLGAYLLNKSEEPLLNTGHAEQLQLNQLSFLTKDTDPIELNFSFLRKRKFNCTVCGHRFSRRSQLAEHVYTHKTKSHKHQKIENQIEHNLHSYCSNIADISQKDSDLLLDPPEFLEEEEEEEEPTDSQENVESVLVE from the exons ATGGATCAGTCTAGCCACAGCATGGTTCTTCTCCAGCAGCTGAACATGCAGCGCGAGTTTGGATTCCTCTGCGATTGCACAGTAGCTATAGGGGACGTGTATTTTAAAGCGCACAGGGCTGTTCTTGCTGCCTTTTCCAACTATTTCAAGATGATCTTCATCCATCAGAGCAG TGAATGCATTAAGATTCAGCCAACTGACATCCAACCAGACATATTCAGCTACCTTTTACATGTCATGTACACAGGGAAGAGTCCCAAACAAAGTGTGGACCAGTACCGATTGGAGGAAGGCGTAAAGTTTCTCCACGCTAATCTCCTCGCAACACCTACCAACGAGCCAACACAAGTGCTACCTTCAGACGCCATACAGACTTCTAACTTATATGGAATTCAGATATCAACGGCCCAAAAAGCACCAAAAGAAAGTGCACACCTGAGGAAGAACCAACCAAGCGCAACCAGACCAGTCCCACAAGGAGACCATCCGCAGCTGCAATTGTCTCTAGCCATTGGACTAGAAGGTGTAGGTTCTGAACAGCAAAGCTCACATTTTACGGGCCAGATCGGCGCCACGGTACAATCGATAGAAGATATCCAAAAGAGTGTAAGGTCCATAAAACAGGAGACTGGTGACCCCGAAGCTATAGGGTCTCCACACCATTCACTTCCTTCCTCCGAAGAGGTTGAGCCCAATCTTATCACATCCAGCAACAGAGTATACTCCTGCCATTACTGTGGTGAGCACTTCGAGTCCCGCCTGACTTTGAGAGATCACTTGCATATTCACGTATCTCAGTCACTTCCATTTGGGGTTCCAACATCTATCCTAGAGAGCGATGATCTAGGAGAGGTCCGTCCCATACTGGAAAACATTGAGAATACTGATAGTTGCCGACTTGGGGCTTATCTGCTAAACAAAAGTGAAGAGCCACTTCTAAACACAGGCCACGCAGAACAGCTCCAACTCAATCAATTATCTTTTCTCACGAAAGACACCGATCCTATAGAACTAAACTTCTCATTTTTACGTAAAAGGAAGTTCAATTGTACGGTGTGTGGACATAGATTTTCAAGACGGAGCCAATTGGCGGAGCACGTGTACACGCATAAAACAAAGTCACACAAGCACCAGAAAATTGAGAATCAGATTGAGCACAACTTACACAGCTATTGTAGTAATATTGCTGATATCAGCCAGAAAGATTCTGATCTGCTGCTGGATCCTCCCGAATTCctcgaagaagaagaagaagaagaagagcccACGGATTCACAGGAAAATGTGGAATCTGTCCTTGTAGAATAA